The following proteins are encoded in a genomic region of Amphiura filiformis chromosome 18, Afil_fr2py, whole genome shotgun sequence:
- the LOC140139147 gene encoding alcohol dehydrogenase [acceptor]-like has protein sequence MKRVNIEDKKVVGVSFRTKDGDKFVKVNKEAIVSGGAVNSPQILMLSGIGPKDHLREIGIDCIADLPVGKNLQFATGTNATEGVALIKTGLEESEAPDIQIVHFLGEFYPSGPVTSAQSAHVYNDPKFFPLKNYDNTSEERMRKVGFSLFVCLLHPKSIGEVKLRSKDPLDPPIINPNYLDDPYDVKALIEGIRFAKRVTETKAMASFECQFHCMKMPDSTHDEWSDEHLEQVVRHYAQTVYHPTSTCKMGATEDKTAVVDPQLRVLGIQGLRVIDASIMPNVTSGNTNAPAIMIGEKGADLIKIGRQE, from the exons ATGAAAAGA GTTAACATTGAAGACAAGAAAGTCGTTGGTGTTTCTTTTCGTACCAAAGATGGCGACAAGTTTGTTAAAGTGAATAAAGAGGCAATCGTCTCAGGGGGCGCTGTCAATTCACCACAG ATTCTGATGTTGTCTGGAATTGGTCCTAAGGATCACCTGAGAGAAATTGGGATTGACTGCATCGCTGATCTACCTGTTGGAAAGAACTTACAG TTCGCCACAGGGACAAATGCTACAGAAGGTGTAGCGTTAATTAAAACAGGGTTGGAGGAG TCGGAGGCCCCGGACATCCAAATAGTGCATTTCCTCGGTGAGTTCTACCCATCGGGACCTGTCACATCCGCTCAGTCCGCTCACGTGTACAATGATCCAAA attCTTCCCGCTCAAGAACTACGACAATACCAGTGAAGAACGCATGCGCAAAGTAGGATTTTCATTATTTGTATGTTTACTGCATCCAAAGAGTATTGGAGAAGTGAAACTGAGAAGTAAAGATCCTCTGGATCCACCAATCATAAACCCTAACTACTTGGACGACCCGTATGATGTCAAGGCACTCATAGAg GGAATCCGCTTTGCTAAAAGAGTCACTGAAACTAAGGCCATGGCATCATTTGA ATGTCAGTTCCATTGCATGAAGATGCCAGATAGTACACATGATGAGTGGTCTGATGAGCATCTGGAGCAGGTTGTCCGACATTATGCCCAAACGGTATACCATCCCACGAGCACATGTAAGATGGGAGCGACCGAAGACAAGACGGCGGTGGTGGACCCTCAGCTTAG GGTTCTTGGGATCCAAGGTCTTCGAGTTATAGACGCTTCCATCATGCCCAACGTGACATCTGGGAACACCAATGCGCCTGCTATAATGATTGGCGAAAAGGGTGCAGATCTGATCAAGATTGGGCGCCAGGAATAG
- the LOC140139148 gene encoding uncharacterized protein produces MSSAERKSSKVILWSTPRSLSTVLTKCLSFVLKSVIWFEPYNTYKWCKEQLEAEYRDKSVVFVQAKADALSTRYDAIPRGYKHSFLIRNPLKVLLSWRKAVYKIMKPDTALETFKLSTESQLPPGYFFKEMYDLYQYIKENYESNPIILDADDLLMNPGGVLKAYCNSMDIPYTDDLLHWDPSGDVIMTWKTRSILLKLQQLADFTFIDKAITSSEFLKPTKRPSREDLTEDDLQCIDFCMPYYEKMYEKRLIC; encoded by the exons ATGTCGAGTGCCGAAAGGAAATCATCAAAAGTCATTCTCTGGTCCACGCCGAGATCTTTATCAACTGTTCTGACAAAATGTCTTAGCTTTGTTCTCAAATCTGTGATATGGTTTGAACCATATAATAC CTATAAGTGGTGCAAAGAACAATTGGAAGCAGAGTATCGTGATAAAAGTGTTGTCTTCGTTCAAGCAAAAGCTGACGCTTTATCAACGAGGTATGATGCGATACCACGCGGATACAAGCACTCCTTTTTGATTCGAAATCCGTTGAAAGTTCTCCTATCTTGGAGAAAGGCGGTTTATAAAATAATGAAACCAGACACAGCACTGGAGACATTCAAGTTGAGCACAGAATCGCAACTTCCACCAGGGTATTTCTTTAAAGAAATGTATGATCTCTATCAGTATATCAAAGAAAACTATGAGTCCAACCCAATCATCTTGGATGCAGATGATTTACTGATGAATCCTGGCGGAGTCTTGAAAGCTTATTGTAATTCAATGGATATACCATACACTGATGACTTGCTACATTGGGATCCGAGTGGTGACGTCATCATGACGTGGAAGACACGAAGTATTCTTTTAAAACTTCAGCAGTTAGCCGACTTCACTTTTATAGACAAGGCCATTACTAGTTCTGAATTCCTGAAACCTACCAAAAGACCATCTAGAGAAGATCTGACTGAAGATGACCTACAATGTATTGATTTCTGTATGCCATACTATGAAAAGATGTATGAAAAGCGTCTGATATGTTGA